ATAAACCTCTCCTCAAAACCCTTTAAGAATTATTTCTGAGACTGCATTCAGCCTAGAAAATGACACATCTAGCTGAAAGACTGCGGATAGAGTTCAGGGTGATTTTCTTTCTCAAGCTGCCAAGCCATGTACTTGAAAAACATACTGGATTTAtagcaaagtgaaaagaaaagactaGAGTAACATTTTCCTGGGTCATTTCAGGAAATAATTCGATGTTTGTACTTTTCACTTCTTGTCAACATCTCTGGTTGTGTGGCCAGATTCCCAGAAATCAACTTCTAATTCtaggctttattttcattttgtcccATAGTCACTtgtaatttctgtctttttcacCAGCAAAGGCTGATGGGTTTTACACTTTTCCTGGGCCAAATGTTCCCCAAGGAAAATTGTCCAAAGCCTTTTTGGTGCtctttagcattttcattttgggTGTCTTTAACCACATTAgattgaaagaaattatttcttgagaatttttttttttttactttttattttatttatgatagtcacagagagagcgagagagagaggcagagacacaggcagagggagaagcaggctccatgcaccgggagcccgatgtgggattcgatcccgggtctccaggatcatgccctgggccaaaggcaggcgccaaaccactgcgccacccagggatcccatatttctTGAGAATTGAGTGCTTTCTAGGAAGGAGGTATTCAAAGCTGGCAACCTTTTTTTGAAACAGGGATTTCCTGATAAATTTTGTTTGCATCCCTTGAGGCCCTGGTTGTTTGCCTTTGGGCACAAACCAATACAAGTTAGGCCTGAAGAGATGTGTAAAGTGTATAAAATCTTGAAGTGATTTTGAGAGGATgggaaaaacaattatttataaatCCTATCAAGTTGTTAGCAGTCAGACTGactagaaaaatgatttttaagaggtAAATTGATTAGTGTCTGTGCCCTGGATTCTGAAAATGAGGTAAtctgtctcctttctcatttaataaatgtttttttttattttatttttttgttttcttgtatttaaTGCCTATTGTATGCTCACTAAATACCAAACCACATAAGGTTGCAAAGAAATTTAAGTACATTCTTTGCTCTTAGGTGATTTGCAGTCCAGTTGGAAGATAAAACACAAGTGAAACAACTGCAGGAACTTGAGGCAGGTTCCATATCCATTAGAAATCCTGAGcaaaaaagggaagagggagctgAAGGGGTTGCCAAAGTACTGAGCTATATATAGTTAAGGGGTCTCaatataatactgtttttttttttttaatttttatttatttatgatagagagagagagagaggcagagagagagagaggcagagggagaagcaggctccatgaaccgggagcctgatgtgggattcaatcccgggtctccaggattgcgccctgggccaaaggcaggcgccaaaccgctgcgccacccagggatccctataatactGTTTTGATTGAATGCTcctgttgcttgtttttttaaagtaggctctgagcccagtgtggggcttgaactcacaaccctgagatcagtagTCACATgctcgaggcacctgggtggctcagtaagttaagcatctaccttcagttcaggtcatgatcctggggtcctggaattgaacccgcatctgactccctgctcagcagagagtcttgcttctccctctggctcaccccctgcttgtgttttctctttctctctctctctctcataaataaagaaaaggaaagaaaaaaaagtcacatgatctactactgactgagccagctaggcacccctgcATGCTCCTGTTTAAAGAATGATATTGAGCACATTTCCTGTTTATGCTTATTattgtgctttcattttacaaaaaaagatttttattttatttattcatgagagacatagaaggagaagcaggctcctcacagagtgcctgatgtgagactcgatccctggaccaggatcacatcctgagccaaaggcagacgctcaacttctgagccattCAGCCATCCCTGtgctttaatttttgtattatccTAGATCTAATGCTTTTGtgcaaaaagaaaagattttttaaaaaatcactagatCACTTTTGGGTTTGGTAAAACTTTATAATGTCTATGTGTATATACTTAGCCAGGTACATACTGCAGTATGTCAAGCATACTGAGAACTTAAAAATGCTGATGATGGCAGCACTGTGAACCCTTCTATTATGGAATCTTCTGCTTAGGAGTTtatgcaattaaaattttattttattttaagaattttatttatttattcatgagagacacacacacacagagagagagagagaggcagagacacaggcagagggagaagcaggctccatgcagggaacctgatgtgggactcgatcccgtgtctccaggatcacaccccgggcttccggcagcgctaaaccgctgcgccaccggggctgccctgcaattaaaattttaaagctaggtacaggtgggtggctcagctgagcatctgcctttgggtcggTCACGGTGTGATCCCGAAatcggggatcaaatcccacatcgggctcccttgcaaggagcctgctttttcctctgcctgcctatgtctccctctctctttgagtctctcatgaataaataagatcttcaaaaaaatttttttgggggatgcctaggtggctcagtggttgcgcgtctgcctttggctcagggcgtaatcccagaatcccaggattgagtcccacatcaggcttcccgcatggagcctacttctccctctgccgatgtctctgcctctctatgtgtctttcataaataaataaaatatttaaaaaaaaaattaagctaaatTCCTTAGGTATtctagacttaaaaaaatgtgtttctcatgTTTGTTTCATGTACCTCCAGTGGATTATCATGGCTACTCCAGTTTGGGAAACATTCCATTTAGATAGTCTGGTTTTGtgatatgtatttgttttttgtttgtttgtttttttaagtttttatttattcatgagagacacagagaggccaagacacaggcagagggagaagcaggctccatgcagggagcccgacgtgggactcgatcttgggtctccaggatcacaccccaggccgaaggcggcgctaaaccgctgagccaccagggctgcccattgtGATATGTATTGTTGAGGATTCATTTGACTACATATAATAAAGACCTGGAAATTACCATATTAAAGAAGacagtcatttatttttcacataaaggAGGGTAGAAGTGTAGGCAGTCTGTGACTGAGGTGGTGGCTCCCAAGAACAATTAGGATTCAGgctctaccttttatttttccaattccaGAATGGCATTTATGTTTTTCATCCACACATCCACGTCCTCACATTCCAGGATGGCTCTTCAGAAAGTAGCCTTGGCTCCAGGTTTAAGCACCATGAAGGAGGAAAGGGACAAAGAAGGGCATGCGACTTCACTTTAAGGAAGACTTCTTGGAAGTCTCACAGGCATTGCTGATTACATCTCATAGGCTTGAACTTCGtacatatatatacctatatatatgtatatgtatgtgtatatttatatattaggtACATACATACCTAATGTAAGGGAAGCTGAGAAATGTAGTCTTTTAACTAGGCAGCAAAGTACACAGCTAAAAATTGAAGTGCTGTTCTAAAAGGGAACagtaggggcagccccagtggctcagcggtttagtgcctgcctttggcccagggcctgatcctggagaccagggatcgagtcccacgtcgggcttcccgcatggagcctgcttctccctctgcctgtgtctctgcctctctctctgtgtgtgtctctcatgcataaataaataaaatctttaaaaaaaaataaaagggaatagTAGGAATTGGAGTGGTTGACCATTAATTAGTCTCTGGCAAGTAGAAGGATGCTAGAATTCTTTTttggtaacagctttattgaaatacacTTCACATACCTTACAATCTACTCATTTAGAGTGTACTATTCAATGTCATGTATTTATACTATATAGTATGTTCATAGAGCTTTGGCTATGTATCCATCTTATGACAAATTTCACTACcggtctttttttttgtttttgaagattttatttatttattcattcattcattcatgagagcaTCTCATGACaatttcatcatcccaaaaagagGCTCAACTGTTCCCTTAgtgatcatttcctttcttccctcttccaacTCCCTTCTTTAGGCAATCACCAACCTACTTTCTCTGTCTGtattttcctattctggacattttacacacacacacacacacacacacacacacactgtattattttgtttttgttttttttaatgtgaagctgaactcatgaccctgagattaagagtcctcatgctcatctgactgagccagccagatgtctcTGGACATTCTATACAAATGGAGTCACTCAATATGTGGTTCTTTATGGTTAGCTTCTTTACATATGTAATGTTTCAAGTTTCATTCATACTGTAGTATGTATCAACACTTTTCTCTGtcctgaatattattccattgcatggatatatatgccacattttatgcatttattatttttggatgtttggtttatttccactttttgactatgatgaatatttttttttttttaatttttatttattcacgatagtcacagagagagagagagagaggcagaacacaggcagagggagaagcaggctccatgcaccgggagcccgatgtgggattcgatcctgggtctccaggatcgcgccctgtgatgaatattttttattaagattttatttatttagggatccctgggtggcgcagcggtttggcacctgcctttggcccggggcgtgatcctggagacccgggatcaaatcccacgtcgggctcccggtacatggagcctgcttctccctctgcctgtgtctctgcctctctctctctctctctctctatcataaattaaaaaaaaaaaaaaaagattttatttatttagagagtgtgcaagcagggggaggggcagagggagagaatcttcaagtagactccctgctgagtgctgaacccagcatggggcttgatctcttgacctgagctgaaaccaagagttggactcttaccTGAGTCACCAAGGTGTCCTGGCTGTGAATATTTCagtgttgctgtgaacatttgtgtataagtgtttgtgtggacataggttttCATCTTTCTCAGATGTATgtctaggaatggaattgctaggtcatatccagatctccccctccccccccttttttaaagattttactggaacgcctgggtggctcagtggctgagggtctctgcctttggctcagggcatggtccccaggtcctgggatcgagtcccacatcaggttcctctcagggagcctgcttctccctctgcctatgtctctgcctctctctgtgtttctctcatgaataaataaataatcttaaaaaaataaataatgattttattttagggaaTGCATGAACATGGGAGaaggagtggaaggggaggcagggggaaagaatctcaagcatattccatgctgagtgtggagcctgacatggggcttgatctcaccaccctgagatccggacctgagctgaaaccaagaatcagatgtttaatcaacagagtcacccaggcaccacccccaAATCAGCATCTTTATTGCAGTCTCATAAGAGACCCTGAGCCAGACCATCCATCTaagctgggtttttttgttgttgagttacCCTGAGTAAGGGTTCTTCATGTATTATAGATAGTATGTTATTTGCAAACATTTACTCCTGTTTGTctggttgttttcttattttctttttttgttttaagtggtCTCTCTCTGtacccaacaaggggcttgaactcaggactcttAGATCAAACCTTACGTGCTGAGCCAGCCACATGCCctatgtcttctcattttcttgatggtatctCTGGAAGTAcagaagttttaagtttttatgaaaGTCCAATTATCTGTTTTTTCCTCAGTTGCTAGTGATGAATATACTCTTGCACATGGACACAAAGGGgatggccagagggagagaagttctcaagcagactctgctaagcatggagcctgatgtagggcttgatcttaggactcctggaccctgagaccacaatgcaagccaaaatcaagagttaggaacccaaccaactgtgccacccaggcgcctccaatATATTCCTCCAATATTTTCCcttaggttttattttgtatttatttgtttgacacagagcaagagggtgagcacaagcacggggagcagcagagagagagtgagaaacagactctccactgagcagggagctcaaggcTAAGGCAGACagccaaccaactgaaccacccaggcaccttgccccaaatgtatatatatatgtatttttaaagattgtattcactcatgagagacacagagagaggcagacacataggcagagggagcagcaggctccctatggggagtctcatgtgggactcgatcccaggactccaggatcagatctgagccaaaggcacaaccgctgagccacctaggtgccccgccccaaatatattcttaaatatattacaGTGACCAAGAGGTGGAAGCTACCCAATGTCTATCAGTGGATCAGTGAGTAAacaatgtagtatatacatatacaatggaatattattcaactttaaagaaggaaggaaattctgacgcACGCCATAACACCTATCAACCTTGAAGacatgctgagtaaaataagccaatcCCAAAAGGACAAATGCTGCTTGGTTCTACTTCCTTCCAAATGAAGTAGGTAGTGGTAAAActcagagatagaaagtagaatggtggttatcaggGGTGAGTGGGTAGAAAGGGGGGATAGggagttaaatattttatgattttagatcTTATATTTGGGCTTATAATTCATCTTGATTTAACTTTTGTAtatgataggggcacctgggtggctccagtggttgagtgtctgcctttggctcaggtcatgatcccagggtactgggatcgagttctgcatcaggctccctgcagggagccctgcttttccctcagcctgtgtctctgcctttctcttgtgtgtgtctcatgaatgaatatattaaatctaaaaaaaatttttttttaaaaatacaatatgagGTGTGGCTTTCTAACTTCATTCTTTGTGTGGATCtcttcagcaccatttgttgaatagaatGCCTTTCCTCCATCAGattgtcttggcatccttgttgaaaatcacttgacccgggacgcctgggtggctcagcggttgagcgcctgctttggcccagggcgtgatcctggagtcccgggattgagtcccacatcaggcttcctgcatgcagggttcctgcttcttcctctgccctgtgtctctgcctctctctctctctgtctctcatgaataaataaataaaatcttaaaaaaaaagaaagaaagaaagaagaaagaaaggaaggaaggaaagaaggaaagaaagaaagaaaaaaaaaaaagaaaagaaaagaaagaaaaccacttgACCCTTAATGTGGGAGCATATTTCTAGACTCTCagttctattccactgatctctatgtctgtctttataACAGTGCAATAgtatcttgattactatagctttaaaacagccttttttttttttttttttaatctttctttctttgagagcaCAAGTAGGGCAAGGAAGGGTAAATGGTgagggagcagactcctcacagagcagggtgcccaacgtggggctccatcccaggaccctgagatcatgacttgagttgaaggcagatgcctaaccagctgaaccaccagGCACTCCtacagtaagttttaaaatcaggaagctTGAGTCctacaactttgttctttttcactaTTGTTTTTACATTCTGAGTCCATTGAATTATCTTTGTGAATTTTctaatcagtttgtcaatttctgtgAAGAAGCCttctggtattttgatagggattgtctTGAATCTCTAGAATAATTTGGAAGATGTTGCCATTTAACAATATTGTCTTCCAGTCCAGAAACTTGAAATGTCTTCATTCATTATCTTCATAGATCTTTCATAGATCTATTATCTTCATAGTTCTTTCTCAACAGTGTTTTGGAGTTTTCAgggtatattttatacttttggtaAATTTATCCTTATTCTTTTTGAAGCCATTGAAaatgaaattgtctttttttttttttttaagatttcatttattcatgagagacttgcAGAGACAgcgataagcaggctccctgtggggagcctgacacatgaCTCGATCCCcaccccagatcacaacctgagccaaaggcagatgctcaaccactgagccacccaagcacccctgaaattttatcttcttaatttcattttctctttgttcattacTAGGTTATAGAAATACAGTTGTTTTTTGTATGTTCGTCTTGTATCCTACGGCCTTACtgaatttgtggttttttttaatagatccctccttttttttttttttttttttagagattttatttatttattcataagagacacagaaagagagagagtgagtcagagacacaggcagagggagaagcaggctccatgcagagagcccgatgtgggacttgatcccgggactccaggatcatgccctgggctaaaggcaggcaccaaaccgctgagccacccagggatcccctgaatttgttttaataatgtttagtggattccttaggattttccatATATAAGGTCATATCATCTTCAAGttaagatagttttacttcttcctttccaatctggatgtctTGTTTCATCACCTTGTTTAATTACTCTGGCTAGAGTCTCCAGTATCATGTTAGttagaagtggcaagagtggccactcttgtcttgttcctgatcttgagGAAAAGCTTTGtctttttaccattaagtataaaCATCTGTTTTGGGTGCTTGGATGGCACAGTTAAGCATTCTACTATAGGGTtgagctcaggtgatgatctcaggatcctgggatcaagccccacgtcaggctccacactcagcgcgGAGTGCTTACTTATAGTATCGCCACCTGCCCCTCactcctatcctatcctatcctatcctatcctatcctatcctatcctatcctatcctatcatctctcaaatcttaaaaagaaatcaagtttaAATAGTGTAACTGTTAGTTGTGGAGTTTTGTTACGACCTTTTGATGTCAAGTGGAAAGCCGTACTAGCATTTTGTATTTGGGTGTGCTATACAGACTTGTGCCCCATGGTTAGAAAAGTGTGTGTCATAGCTTGAAGCTATTAATAGCTTATGCATTCTAGATAACACCTTTGTCTCATGTTTCAGCATGGCTGCCATCCGGAAGAAACTGGTGATTGTTGGTGATGGAGCCTGTGGTAAGACTTGTTTGCTCATCGTCTTTAGCAAGGACCAGTTCCCAGAGGTGTATGTACCCACAGTGTTTGAGAACTATGTGGCAGATATTGAAGTTGATGGAAAGCAGGTGAGTACACTTTTCGTAACAACTGGTTTCATTTTGTATCTTAGGCTGTTCATAGAGCCTGTAGAGAATTAggtctttttgtttcttcagtatACAGTTTAATGATTACAGACGTGTTTGAATGAGAAATCCATTCTATTCTTGCCATcttaactttattaatttttaactgCTATCATCTAGACTTTGCTAACGTTCCTACCTATTTTATATAGGGAAGCCCTAGTATATGTGCTCTTAacagttttatatttgaaatttagtTTGTTGCTAGATGGATAATACTAAAATGAACCTTTTTGTatgggtgggattttttttccagtttttttcctaatatttcatTCAGCACTAAAATACGGGATTACTAGGTCAACAACAGGTCATTTTATGGGTCTCAAAGGGCTATACTGATCTACTCCACCAGCAATGTGACAGTTAAATAACATCCTCATATTTAATTTGTGTAAATGGTTTTTGACTTTAACATAAATAGGCTGCCACCTTTGCTTCAATTACCTGTCACTGGCAATGAGGATGGTGTTTCTTCATGTCTGTCCTGAAAATCCACTGGCAAGACTAGAGGAAAACTCTTCTGGAATTAGAGTTTATAGGTTTTTTATGTTCTGCTTTTTGTTGTGAAAATGTCTTATCCAGCTTCCTGTACATATTTTGAAGATGCATGAAATTCCCACTGCAGGTGGGtcagctgaaaaagaaaactagaacaaTGGGCTCTTCTCCAATAACTCAGTCCTCTCGGGCATTTGTTCATGTGTCTCATGCTGCTAGCACCTAATATATTGGCCCCCATAATTCCATGTCCTTTCATccttctcatttttctgctttaCCTTACTATCCCTTTCTGTTCTAGTGCCTCAGTTTGTGGCACTGTGTTTGGAAAGCACATTAAGCCAGCTATTCAGAATTCTAGGGTCcctgaaataaaaatgcttgGTAGTAAGTAAGTAACCTCCAAGTTGAGAGAGGGTACTGCCTCAGAATGTTCATTTAAGAGTATACAGTAACAGAGCCTAGGAAACCGTCAAAGATTCTAGGTGATTGTGTCCCAGGAACATACCTACCAAAAATGGAAAAGCCCATTCTAACAAGAGATAGGCCCAATACCCTGAACCATTCATTTATCAGCATATAGGGTTGGATGTGTCTCACTGAATACACATGAGGCATGAAGGGGCCAGGGCAGCGTGATTTGGCAGAGAGTAAATGTTCCAGTCTGTTGTGAGGATTGGGTATCAAAGTATTAGAAATACACATATCAAACTgatggggggtgtgtgtgtgtgtgtatgatagaAGTGCAGGTGGGCCTCGTGGAGGTTGTGAGTGATGCATCCTAGGGCAGAGTTTGAGGGTGGAAGAGATAATTAGCCATCAACTTTAAGGAAAAGATGTTACTTAGAAACTTTGAAATATGGGCTGTGAAAgttctaggaggaaaaaaaaaaaaaaaagggtattcCAAATACTAGGAGAGCTTTGAGCACCATGGGGTCGCTAAGCAGAAGATGTTAAAATCCCATTCTGGTTGTGAGAAATCACAGGGCTGGCTGCAGTGCTGGAGAACATGGAGGGGGACCTCTGTCCAGAGCCCAGGCATTAGCTTGCCCTCCTACCACAGGAAGGTGAGCAGGTTTCCAGGTGTGAAGGGAGTACTTTACTATCTTAGTGATGctttcattcacatttttttgaGCAGAAAAGGCAGGTCCAGAGACCTTTCTTGTCCACTGAGACCTTGCCTAACACCTAGCCTGGTGTCTTTTCTTACCCACCAAttcaaataccattttttaaaattttttatttatttatgatagtcacacacagagagaggcagagacacaggcagagggagaagcaggctccatgcaccgggagcccgacgtgggattcaatcccgggtctccaggattgcgccctgggccaaaggcaggcgccaaaccgctgcgccacccagggatcccaccatttttaaaaaaaatattttatttatttattagcagaagaacagagggaaacagagaaggaggagcagactccccattgagcagggagcccaatgtggggctctatcccaggacctgggaccatgacctgagccaaaggcagatgcttagctgactgagttacccaggttcCCCTCAAATAATCTTGTATCCATGTTTGCACATTGGGgcaaaatgatgagaaaaacataaggaaagggttatattagaatatataggGGAAAGTTACTCACGTCTAGTGTTTCTCTGTCATGTTTTGTATACTTGGTAGAATGTTGTTTATAGTTGATTTTCCTTGTTCATCTGCTTTTCTGTGtataatgtttataattaaaTACTGTGCTTTTTACAAGATAAGTAATTTTTGACTCGATATTTTGAATTATGTACTTTATATACTGCTAGTATTTTGAGAAATTTCAACCTAAAACAATTTAAACACACCCTCTGCCTCAggtttgttttactattttggaCTATTTGCCATATTCTGAAAGTGGGTAGGATTAACCTTGCATTCTTACGTTTATTTTTCCTATCACAGGTAGAGTTGGCTTTGTGGGATACAGCTGGGCAGGAAGATTATGATCGCTTGAGGCCTCTCTCCTATCCAGACACTGATGTTATACTGATGTGTTTCTCTATTGACAGCCCTGATAGCTTAGGTGAGTAGCCCTGCAGTCTGTTGTTTGTCACTGTGTGCCTGTCTGACACTGGTTTCTCAGGTCCTTTTTCATGCATCAACTGgtaaaaagcaaagatgaacttCAGAGAAGGAGTCATCAGTGGCTGGAGTAGAGGCTTCGGACTATAGAGCCTAAGCCTTGGGTCACTTTTCAGCCTAGGTCTCCTATGGCTGCCATGGTCTCTACCTTGTAAAGTAGGTGGGTTATCAAATACAAAGCCATCTTTTGGACTAAGATATTGGAAAGGCTTTTTTGGGTGCTCACCTTTTTTTCAGTACTTCATATTGAGCCTGTTGCTTCCCGATATCAAGACTGGTGATTTGCTGTTTCCtggtattgtttttgtttgttgtttaaaagtttatttttttgagacacagagaccactcagggagggcagagggagagagagagagaaggagactccactgagcatggaggtggatacagggcttgatttcatgaccctgagattataccTGAGCTAAatcaaagagttggatgcttagctagCTAAGCCACCCCGTGCCCCTCCTGGTAATGTTTTTAAAGC
This window of the Canis lupus dingo isolate Sandy chromosome 20, ASM325472v2, whole genome shotgun sequence genome carries:
- the RHOA gene encoding transforming protein RhoA isoform X3 → MSMAAIRKKLVIVGDGACGKTCLLIVFSKDQFPEVYVPTVFENYVADIEVDGKQVELALWDTAGQEDYDRLRPLSYPDTDVILMCFSIDSPDSLENIPEKWTPEVKHFCPNVPIILVGNKKDLRNDEHTRRELAKMKQAWSR
- the RHOA gene encoding transforming protein RhoA isoform X4; amino-acid sequence: MAAIRKKLVIVGDGACGKTCLLIVFSKDQFPEVYVPTVFENYVADIEVDGKQVELALWDTAGQEDYDRLRPLSYPDTDVILMCFSIDSPDSLENIPEKWTPEVKHFCPNVPIILVGNKKDLRNDEHTRRELAKMKQAWSR